A genomic window from Mycobacteriales bacterium includes:
- a CDS encoding SGNH/GDSL hydrolase family protein, with protein sequence MVVLLLGAVWVVKFVGLVRDVGRHADYWAEPRGQTGGLLYVALGDSAAQGIGASAPERGYVGLLAERLRERTGRPVEVVNLSSSGARIGDVLDTQLPALAALGRVPDVLTVGIGGNDVRAYDREDFAAETARLTAALPEGAYVADAPYFMHGRWEDDAAQAAGVLTTAARADGLRPVALHAAQRAQGWTAMFTQFAADWFHPNDRGHRVWADAFWAVIEPDLPD encoded by the coding sequence GTGGTCGTGCTGCTCCTCGGGGCCGTGTGGGTGGTCAAGTTCGTCGGCCTGGTCCGCGACGTCGGCCGCCACGCCGACTACTGGGCAGAGCCGCGCGGCCAGACCGGCGGCCTGCTCTACGTCGCTCTCGGTGACAGCGCCGCCCAGGGCATCGGGGCCAGCGCTCCCGAGCGGGGCTACGTCGGGCTGCTCGCCGAGCGGCTGCGGGAGCGCACCGGTCGGCCCGTCGAGGTCGTCAACCTCTCCTCCTCGGGCGCCCGCATCGGCGACGTGCTTGACACCCAGCTCCCGGCGCTGGCCGCTCTCGGCCGGGTGCCCGACGTCCTCACCGTCGGGATCGGCGGCAACGACGTGCGGGCCTACGACCGCGAGGACTTCGCTGCGGAGACAGCCCGCCTCACCGCGGCGCTGCCCGAGGGCGCCTACGTCGCTGACGCGCCGTACTTCATGCACGGCCGCTGGGAGGACGACGCCGCGCAGGCCGCCGGCGTCCTCACCACCGCCGCCCGCGCCGACGGCCTGCGCCCGGTCGCGCTGCACGCCGCGCAGCGGGCGCAGGGCTGGACGGCGATGTTCACGCAGTTCGCCGCCGACTGGTTCCACCCCAACGACCGGGGTCATCGGGTCTGGGCCGACGCCTTTTGGGCGGTCATCGAGCCGGACCTCCCCGACTGA
- a CDS encoding alpha/beta fold hydrolase encodes MTPPLTTLVLLHGLGATGSAWTPLRAIADWPGEVLAPDLPGHGSADRLGDYSVPSVAKALAAILPDGPLAVLGHSFGGAVGAALAGLRDDVTAVLAVGVKVSWSEDDVARFAALAARPPRVLPTREQALDRHLAMAGLVGRPPEEQADGVAEVDGGWGLAMDPAVLAQRSPDLPGLIAATRARVSLLRGEHDPMVTLADLEACGAPAADLPGLGHNAHAEDPTLLWQTARPLLT; translated from the coding sequence GTGACGCCCCCGTTGACGACACTCGTCCTCCTGCACGGCCTCGGCGCGACCGGCAGCGCGTGGACCCCGCTGCGCGCGATCGCTGACTGGCCCGGTGAGGTGCTCGCCCCCGACCTGCCCGGCCACGGGAGCGCCGACCGGCTCGGCGACTACTCCGTGCCGTCGGTCGCGAAGGCCCTCGCGGCGATCCTGCCCGACGGGCCGCTCGCCGTACTCGGCCACAGCTTCGGCGGGGCGGTCGGTGCCGCGCTGGCCGGTCTGCGTGACGACGTCACCGCGGTCCTCGCGGTAGGGGTCAAGGTGTCGTGGTCCGAGGACGACGTCGCGCGCTTCGCGGCGCTGGCCGCTCGCCCGCCGCGGGTCCTCCCGACCCGCGAGCAGGCCCTCGATCGCCACCTCGCGATGGCCGGCCTGGTCGGCCGACCGCCCGAGGAGCAGGCCGACGGCGTCGCCGAGGTCGACGGCGGCTGGGGCCTCGCGATGGACCCCGCGGTCCTCGCGCAGCGCTCACCCGACCTGCCCGGCCTCATCGCGGCGACGCGCGCGCGGGTCTCACTGCTGCGCGGCGAGCACGACCCGATGGTCACCCTCGCCGACCTCGAGGCCTGCGGCGCCCCGGCCGCCGACCTGCCCGGTCTCGGCCACAACGCCCACGCCGAGGACCCGACCCTGCTCTGGCAGACAGCCCGCCCGCTCCTGACCTGA
- a CDS encoding serine/threonine-protein kinase — MTAAPMTQLLGGRYALGPVMGRGGMAQVLRATDTVLGREVAVKLFHPHVEDVDRTSSEIALLASLNHPGLVSLYDAGTTEDGAPFLVMELVDGPTLAACCLDGTLTPTRVAGIGADLAEALAHCHERGVIHRDVKPANVLITADDRAKLTDFGIARLVDAARHTATGLTVGTAPYFSPEQVRGGAVGPPTDVYALGLVLLEALTGRREYADSDPVACAVERLHRDPIVPASLPAPWPSVLSRMTAADPADRPTAADVAGVLRGRAPVAATDVVAVPVEPPVDATRLLTVAQPTPAPGHDAAAAVVAAPHAPGDPREAVTTAVPASPAPERSARSLPAWLVSARGHLVGDPAGQVLAAAMLVLVVVLLAVAAFSAVGGGSGSADTPADAPAADLSPVERLEESVRR; from the coding sequence GTGACCGCCGCCCCGATGACCCAGCTGCTCGGCGGGCGCTACGCGCTCGGCCCCGTCATGGGTCGGGGCGGCATGGCCCAGGTGCTGCGCGCGACCGACACCGTGCTCGGCCGCGAGGTCGCGGTGAAGCTCTTCCACCCGCATGTGGAGGACGTCGACCGCACCTCCTCGGAGATCGCGCTGCTGGCCTCGCTCAACCACCCCGGTCTGGTGTCGCTCTATGACGCCGGCACCACCGAGGACGGCGCGCCGTTCCTCGTCATGGAGCTCGTCGACGGCCCGACGCTGGCGGCGTGCTGCCTCGACGGGACCCTCACGCCGACCCGGGTCGCGGGCATCGGGGCCGACCTCGCCGAGGCCCTCGCCCACTGCCACGAGCGCGGCGTCATCCACCGCGACGTCAAGCCCGCCAACGTCCTGATCACCGCTGACGACCGGGCCAAGCTCACCGACTTCGGCATCGCCCGGCTCGTCGATGCCGCGCGCCACACCGCCACCGGCCTCACGGTCGGCACCGCGCCCTACTTCTCCCCGGAGCAGGTCCGCGGTGGCGCCGTCGGGCCGCCGACCGACGTCTACGCCCTCGGTCTGGTGCTGCTGGAGGCCCTCACCGGACGACGCGAGTACGCCGACAGCGACCCGGTGGCGTGCGCCGTCGAGCGGCTCCACCGTGACCCGATCGTCCCCGCCTCGCTGCCCGCGCCGTGGCCGTCGGTGCTGTCCCGCATGACCGCGGCCGACCCCGCCGACCGGCCGACGGCAGCCGACGTCGCGGGCGTCCTGCGCGGCCGGGCTCCCGTCGCGGCCACCGATGTCGTGGCCGTCCCCGTGGAGCCTCCGGTCGACGCCACCCGGCTGCTCACCGTCGCCCAGCCGACCCCCGCACCCGGCCATGACGCCGCCGCCGCTGTGGTCGCCGCGCCGCATGCGCCCGGCGACCCTCGCGAGGCCGTGACCACGGCGGTCCCTGCGAGCCCCGCGCCGGAGCGCTCCGCGCGCTCGCTGCCTGCCTGGCTCGTCTCGGCGCGTGGTCACCTCGTGGGCGACCCGGCCGGGCAGGTCCTCGCCGCCGCGATGCTCGTGCTCGTCGTCGTCCTGCTCGCGGTCGCGGCCTTCAGCGCCGTCGGGGGCGGGTCGGGCAGCGCCGACACCCCCGCCGACGCCCCCGCGGCCGACCTCTCCCCGGTGGAGCGCCTCGAGGAGTCGGTGCGGCGATGA
- a CDS encoding NlpC/P60 family protein, giving the protein MRIRPSLNAALMTPALLAGLALPVLAPPAPAAAAATLQQQALAEVQKHAGKRYLWGASGPTRFDCSGLTMYVYSRLGRSLPHNSRAQSTARGVKLIPNMTKKPGDLIFAYRDGAIRHVGIYAGGAYFYAAVQSGDVVRKQSFHGRKYQVGRVS; this is encoded by the coding sequence GTGCGCATCCGCCCGTCGCTCAACGCTGCCCTGATGACCCCCGCCCTGCTCGCCGGGCTGGCCCTCCCGGTGCTCGCGCCGCCCGCCCCCGCGGCGGCCGCGGCGACCCTGCAGCAGCAGGCGCTCGCCGAGGTGCAGAAGCACGCCGGCAAGCGCTACCTGTGGGGCGCGTCCGGCCCGACCCGCTTCGACTGCAGCGGCCTGACGATGTACGTCTACAGCCGCCTCGGCCGCTCGCTGCCCCACAACAGCAGGGCCCAGTCGACGGCTCGCGGCGTGAAGCTCATCCCCAACATGACCAAGAAGCCCGGCGACCTGATCTTCGCCTACCGCGACGGCGCGATCCGCCACGTCGGCATCTACGCCGGCGGCGCCTACTTCTACGCCGCCGTCCAGTCCGGCGACGTCGTGCGCAAGCAGTCCTTCCACGGCCGCAAGTACCAGGTCGGCCGGGTCTCCTGA
- a CDS encoding peptidoglycan DD-metalloendopeptidase family protein, giving the protein MKTVRSVVAVVAVLATSAAISTVPAAPSAAETVGTARERAAALRAQLAETRSKVGESVARYEQAEDALGVAVNQSVAITRELEAARANQDASAATLHDRISAIYKSGGGTALLASVLSSKDPQDLFARAANVSAIVRVDTANAEIAGSAANRLVALEEKARANASEKIRLATVLDEETAVVNALFAEQAAALANADATVKRLVEEEQARARAEAARRLAAQQQSYGAVDPSGDHKDPYAGPPGACPVGPIHSFVDTWHAPRSGGRQHQGTDVFAPKGSDAYAVVDGVVDKVGNGGLGGLSLWIRGANGDRYYYAHNDLNYVTVGQQVKAGQIVATVGNTGNAETTPPHIHFEAHPGGGAAANPFSWLAAICAG; this is encoded by the coding sequence GTGAAGACGGTGCGCTCGGTGGTGGCGGTGGTGGCTGTCCTCGCCACGTCCGCGGCGATCAGCACCGTCCCGGCCGCCCCGAGCGCGGCCGAGACCGTCGGCACCGCGCGCGAGCGGGCCGCTGCCCTGCGCGCGCAGCTGGCGGAGACCCGCAGCAAGGTCGGCGAGTCAGTGGCCCGCTACGAGCAGGCTGAGGACGCCCTCGGGGTGGCGGTCAACCAGTCGGTCGCGATCACCCGTGAGCTCGAGGCGGCCCGCGCCAACCAGGACGCGAGCGCCGCCACGCTGCACGACCGGATCTCGGCGATCTACAAGTCGGGCGGAGGGACGGCACTGCTCGCGAGCGTGCTGTCGAGCAAGGACCCGCAGGACCTCTTCGCCCGCGCCGCCAACGTCAGCGCCATCGTGCGGGTCGACACCGCCAACGCCGAGATCGCCGGCAGCGCCGCGAACCGGCTCGTGGCGCTGGAGGAGAAGGCCCGCGCCAACGCCTCGGAGAAGATCCGGCTCGCGACCGTCCTCGACGAGGAGACCGCCGTCGTCAACGCGCTGTTCGCCGAGCAGGCCGCGGCGCTCGCCAACGCCGACGCGACCGTGAAGCGGCTGGTGGAGGAGGAGCAGGCCCGGGCTCGCGCCGAGGCCGCCCGCCGGCTCGCGGCGCAGCAGCAGTCCTACGGCGCGGTCGACCCGAGCGGCGACCACAAGGACCCCTACGCCGGCCCGCCCGGTGCCTGCCCCGTCGGCCCGATCCACTCCTTCGTCGACACCTGGCACGCGCCCCGCTCCGGCGGGCGCCAGCACCAGGGCACCGACGTCTTCGCCCCGAAGGGCAGCGATGCCTACGCCGTCGTGGACGGCGTCGTCGACAAGGTCGGCAACGGCGGGCTCGGTGGGCTGTCGCTGTGGATCCGCGGTGCCAACGGCGACCGCTACTACTACGCCCACAACGACCTGAACTACGTGACCGTGGGCCAGCAGGTGAAGGCCGGTCAGATCGTCGCGACCGTCGGCAACACCGGCAACGCGGAGACCACGCCCCCGCACATCCACTTCGAGGCGCACCCCGGTGGCGGCGCGGCCGCGAACCCGTTCTCCTGGCTGGCGGCCATCTGCGCCGGGTAG
- a CDS encoding copper resistance protein CopC → MTVVVRRLLVVLAVLSGVLLGSASPAAAHAALLETTPANEQLVDANPTEVTLLFSERVGAKLGASKVFDPAGARVDDGRVSTRKDGREVVLPLKASIAQGTFVVQWRVLSEDAHPITGVFTFSVGVESEVGAGITGPEAPPGPRAVLAGARLLGFAGLLVLAGLSVFLAFLWPAGAREPRVRRVLWTAWAALTAGATGGLLAQGPYAVGLGLSALTDGSLLREVLETDGGRAIAARLGLLVLAAVALVSVGAWGTHAPRRSPSLLALAFLAGPLAGTFALAGHANAGDLRSVATAVDALHLVAVSVWIGGLVALALLQHRLDLRTVLPRWSRVATGAVVVMVTTGSFASWREVRSLDAVLSTDYGRLLVAKLLLVVTMLALAWGARNVVRRRYARAVVHASTTLLEPERVVAVEQADRRRLRRSVLLEAGIAAVVVVVTAVLVQTTPARTAYAPTYSGTSTAGDLRVQVDVEPARAGVANVVHVYLQDAGGKAVDVAEVTGRFVQGDQVVPVALPRKSLGHYEQPRALLDGGGDWRFEVVVRTSEIDSTTTVQTVPFR, encoded by the coding sequence GTGACCGTCGTCGTGCGGCGACTGCTCGTCGTGCTGGCCGTGCTGTCCGGCGTGCTGCTCGGCAGCGCGTCACCGGCGGCAGCCCACGCCGCCCTGCTCGAGACGACCCCCGCCAACGAGCAGCTCGTCGACGCCAACCCCACCGAGGTGACGCTGCTGTTCAGCGAGCGGGTCGGGGCCAAGCTCGGTGCGTCGAAGGTCTTCGACCCCGCGGGCGCGCGCGTCGACGACGGCCGGGTCAGCACCCGCAAGGACGGCCGCGAGGTGGTGCTGCCGCTCAAGGCGTCGATCGCGCAGGGCACCTTCGTCGTGCAGTGGCGCGTGCTGTCGGAGGACGCGCACCCCATCACCGGCGTCTTCACCTTCTCGGTCGGCGTCGAGTCCGAGGTCGGCGCGGGCATCACCGGCCCCGAGGCGCCGCCCGGCCCGCGGGCCGTCCTCGCCGGCGCCCGGCTGCTCGGCTTCGCCGGGCTGCTCGTCCTCGCCGGGCTGTCGGTCTTCCTCGCCTTCCTCTGGCCGGCCGGTGCTCGTGAGCCCCGGGTGCGCCGGGTGCTCTGGACCGCCTGGGCCGCCCTCACCGCAGGTGCGACCGGCGGGCTGCTCGCGCAGGGCCCCTACGCGGTCGGGCTCGGGCTGTCCGCGCTCACCGACGGCTCCCTGCTGCGCGAGGTCCTCGAGACCGACGGCGGGCGGGCGATCGCCGCGCGCCTCGGGCTGCTCGTGCTCGCCGCCGTGGCGCTGGTCTCCGTGGGCGCCTGGGGCACCCACGCGCCGCGCCGCTCGCCCTCGCTGCTCGCGCTGGCCTTCCTCGCCGGGCCGCTCGCGGGGACCTTCGCGCTGGCCGGTCACGCCAACGCCGGTGACCTGCGCTCGGTGGCGACGGCCGTCGATGCCCTGCACCTCGTCGCGGTGTCCGTCTGGATCGGCGGCCTCGTCGCCCTCGCGCTGCTGCAGCACCGGCTCGACCTGCGCACCGTCCTCCCCCGCTGGTCACGGGTCGCCACCGGGGCCGTCGTGGTCATGGTCACGACGGGGTCCTTCGCGAGTTGGCGCGAGGTCCGCAGCCTCGACGCCGTCCTCTCCACCGACTACGGCCGGCTGCTCGTCGCGAAGCTCCTGCTCGTCGTGACCATGCTGGCGCTGGCCTGGGGCGCCCGCAACGTCGTGCGCCGGCGCTACGCCCGCGCGGTCGTGCACGCCTCCACGACGCTGCTCGAGCCGGAGCGCGTCGTCGCCGTCGAGCAGGCCGACCGGCGGCGGCTGCGCCGCAGCGTGCTGCTCGAGGCAGGCATCGCCGCGGTGGTCGTCGTCGTGACCGCCGTGCTGGTGCAGACGACACCCGCGCGCACGGCCTACGCCCCGACGTACTCCGGCACCTCGACCGCCGGTGACCTGCGCGTGCAGGTCGACGTCGAGCCGGCGCGGGCAGGCGTTGCCAACGTCGTGCACGTCTACCTCCAGGACGCCGGGGGCAAGGCCGTGGACGTCGCCGAGGTCACCGGCCGCTTCGTGCAGGGGGACCAGGTCGTCCCGGTCGCTCTGCCGAGGAAGTCGCTCGGCCACTACGAGCAGCCGCGCGCGCTGCTCGACGGGGGTGGGGACTGGCGCTTCGAGGTCGTCGTGCGCACCTCGGAGATCGACAGCACCACCACGGTGCAGACCGTCCCCTTCCGGTAG
- a CDS encoding DUF1775 domain-containing protein, translating to MTTVRARSVATTLALTLTTTTAALVLAPAVAQAHVDVTPARVTAGTVVELSLRAPVETQGTTNRKVYALVPGPLVVRDCAVPSPSWTCTPDTTTRPGSTFVTWETPTAGAAADVAFALTVEVPATAPATELKLPVVQTYAEGTVARWIDDGDPSPAPRLIVVAAAGGPASTSPTAASTSSPAATSTGTSPAGDGDSGAPVLLLGLVGLGLLGAVGAGTVVLRRRP from the coding sequence ATGACCACCGTGCGGGCCCGCAGCGTCGCGACGACCCTCGCGCTGACCCTGACCACGACCACGGCAGCCCTCGTGCTGGCGCCCGCCGTGGCGCAGGCTCACGTCGACGTCACCCCGGCGCGGGTCACGGCCGGGACGGTCGTGGAGCTGAGCCTGCGGGCACCGGTCGAGACGCAGGGCACGACCAACCGCAAGGTCTACGCGCTCGTGCCGGGCCCGCTCGTCGTACGCGACTGCGCCGTCCCGAGCCCGTCCTGGACCTGCACGCCCGACACCACCACCCGGCCGGGGTCGACCTTCGTCACGTGGGAGACCCCGACCGCCGGCGCGGCGGCAGACGTGGCCTTCGCGCTGACCGTCGAGGTGCCCGCCACCGCGCCCGCGACGGAGCTCAAGCTCCCCGTCGTCCAGACCTACGCCGAGGGCACGGTCGCGCGCTGGATCGACGACGGCGACCCGTCCCCGGCCCCGCGCCTCATCGTCGTCGCCGCTGCCGGTGGGCCGGCGAGCACCTCGCCGACTGCAGCGTCGACCAGCAGCCCGGCCGCGACCTCGACCGGGACCTCCCCTGCCGGGGACGGCGACAGCGGTGCCCCGGTGCTGCTCCTCGGTCTCGTCGGCCTGGGCCTGCTCGGGGCCGTCGGTGCGGGGACCGTCGTCCTGCGCCGGCGACCGTGA
- a CDS encoding NUDIX hydrolase, giving the protein MSDRSGDGVGDGVSDEAAFLAAYDPRAFPPFGVTVDMVVLTVREHRLCVLLVERDTHPFRGDLALPGGFVQPDEDLEAAAVRRLEQETGVRRDAAHVEQLGAFGDPARDPRMRVLSVAYLVFAPDLPAPVPGSGATRVDWVPVAEVQGGRMAFDHATVLAAGVERARAKLEYTSLATAFCDAVFTVADLRRVYEAVWGTPLDPRNFHRKTTGTEGFLVPVGRSAPVGPEGGRPAALFRRGPATSLHPPMLRSR; this is encoded by the coding sequence GTGAGCGACAGGTCGGGCGACGGGGTGGGTGACGGAGTCAGCGACGAGGCCGCGTTCCTCGCCGCCTACGACCCGCGGGCCTTCCCGCCCTTCGGCGTGACCGTCGACATGGTCGTGCTCACGGTGCGGGAGCACCGCCTGTGCGTGCTGCTCGTCGAGCGCGACACCCACCCCTTCCGCGGTGACCTCGCCCTGCCCGGCGGCTTCGTGCAGCCCGACGAGGACCTCGAGGCTGCGGCGGTCCGCCGCCTGGAGCAGGAGACAGGAGTACGCCGCGATGCAGCGCACGTCGAGCAGCTCGGCGCCTTCGGCGACCCGGCCCGCGACCCCCGGATGCGCGTCCTGTCGGTGGCCTACCTGGTCTTCGCGCCCGACCTGCCGGCGCCCGTCCCGGGGTCCGGGGCGACTCGCGTCGACTGGGTGCCGGTCGCGGAGGTGCAGGGCGGGCGGATGGCGTTCGACCACGCGACCGTCCTCGCCGCCGGCGTCGAGCGGGCCCGCGCGAAGCTCGAGTACACCTCGCTCGCGACCGCCTTCTGCGACGCCGTCTTCACCGTCGCGGACCTGCGCCGGGTCTACGAGGCCGTGTGGGGGACACCGCTGGACCCGCGCAACTTCCACCGCAAGACCACCGGCACCGAGGGCTTCCTCGTGCCGGTCGGCCGCTCCGCCCCGGTCGGCCCGGAGGGCGGGCGGCCGGCCGCGCTGTTCCGCCGCGGACCCGCGACCTCGCTGCACCCGCCGATGCTGCGCTCCCGATGA
- a CDS encoding GGDEF domain-containing protein, translated as MLELLLAVVVTAVVAVGLTHRSLTGRHRTALADALAQADARHSADLQAVSALALHDPLTGLPNRVLLLDRLRHALSSQSRRGGQVGVLFLDLDGFKAVNDGYGHAAGDEVLRVVAARLRQAVRSGDTAARLAGDEFVVVCEGVDGPAALAVAASRIESALAAPMDLEGRTVCLGVSVGISLAVGGQTAEDVLRAADTRMYDVKRARQLRLAELGVHNRLASAAAPALRLQL; from the coding sequence ATGCTTGAGCTGCTGCTCGCCGTCGTCGTGACCGCTGTCGTCGCGGTGGGGCTCACCCACCGGTCGCTCACCGGACGGCACCGGACCGCCCTGGCCGACGCGCTGGCGCAGGCCGACGCCCGCCACTCGGCCGACCTGCAGGCCGTGTCGGCGCTCGCGCTGCACGACCCGCTCACCGGTCTGCCCAACCGGGTGCTGCTGCTCGACCGGCTGCGCCACGCGCTGTCGTCACAGTCTCGTCGCGGCGGCCAGGTCGGCGTGCTCTTCCTCGACCTCGACGGCTTCAAGGCGGTCAACGACGGCTACGGCCACGCCGCCGGTGACGAGGTGCTGCGGGTGGTGGCCGCGCGGCTGCGTCAGGCGGTGCGCTCCGGTGACACCGCGGCCCGGCTGGCCGGTGACGAGTTCGTCGTGGTCTGCGAGGGCGTCGACGGGCCGGCGGCGCTCGCCGTCGCGGCGTCGCGCATCGAGTCGGCGCTCGCGGCGCCCATGGACCTCGAGGGGCGCACGGTCTGCCTCGGCGTCTCCGTCGGGATCTCGCTCGCCGTCGGTGGTCAGACCGCCGAGGACGTCCTGCGGGCGGCCGACACCCGGATGTACGACGTGAAGCGCGCCCGTCAGCTCCGCCTTGCCGAGCTGGGAGTGCACAACCGGCTCGCCTCCGCCGCCGCGCCCGCCCTGCGGCTGCAGCTCTGA
- a CDS encoding DNA-formamidopyrimidine glycosylase family protein has product MPELPEVEALVSFLREHAVGRVVARVDVPGIHVLKTYDPPPTALAGLEVTGAARHGKFLDLDVSGLHLVVHLARAGWLHWRDALPPAPPRMGKGPIGLRVHLDDGSGFDLTEAGTKKGLSVYLVTDPALVPGVSRLGIDVLSDGFTAEVLGGLLAGVRSQVKGVLTDQSVLAGVGNAYSDEVLWEVGMSPFKPAGSLGADDVERLHGALVRTLREAVVRAEGLATRELKAEKKLGLSVHGRTGLPCPRCGDTVREVSFATKSLQYCPTCQTDGKPLADRRLSRLLK; this is encoded by the coding sequence GTGCCGGAGCTGCCCGAGGTCGAAGCGCTCGTGTCGTTCCTGCGCGAGCACGCCGTCGGGCGGGTGGTCGCGCGGGTCGACGTGCCGGGCATCCACGTCCTGAAGACCTACGACCCGCCGCCGACCGCGCTGGCCGGCCTCGAGGTGACGGGCGCGGCGCGGCACGGCAAGTTCCTCGACCTCGACGTGAGCGGGCTGCACCTCGTCGTGCACCTCGCGCGGGCCGGCTGGCTGCACTGGCGCGACGCGCTGCCGCCCGCACCACCGCGGATGGGCAAGGGCCCGATCGGGCTGCGGGTCCACCTCGACGACGGCTCCGGCTTCGACCTCACCGAGGCCGGCACCAAGAAGGGCTTGTCGGTCTACCTCGTGACCGACCCGGCGCTCGTGCCTGGCGTCTCGCGGCTCGGCATCGACGTGCTCTCCGACGGCTTCACCGCCGAGGTGCTCGGCGGTCTGCTCGCCGGGGTGCGCTCGCAGGTGAAGGGCGTGCTCACCGACCAGTCGGTGCTCGCCGGGGTCGGCAACGCCTACAGCGACGAGGTGCTGTGGGAGGTCGGGATGTCACCGTTCAAGCCGGCCGGCTCGCTCGGGGCCGACGACGTCGAGCGGCTGCACGGCGCACTGGTGCGGACCCTGCGCGAGGCCGTGGTCCGGGCCGAGGGCCTCGCGACCAGGGAGCTGAAGGCGGAGAAGAAGCTCGGGCTGTCGGTGCACGGCCGCACCGGGCTGCCGTGCCCGCGCTGCGGTGACACGGTGCGCGAGGTGTCCTTCGCGACGAAGTCCCTGCAGTACTGCCCCACCTGCCAGACCGACGGCAAGCCCCTCGCCGACCGCCGCCTGTCCCGCCTCCTGAAGTAG